In one window of Microbacterium dextranolyticum DNA:
- the trxB gene encoding thioredoxin-disulfide reductase, whose amino-acid sequence MSNQEVELVIVGSGPAGYTAAVYAARAGLAPIVIAGSVTAGGALMTTTEVENFPGFVDGVQGPELMESMRAQAERFGARIVYDDAIRLDLHGDVKTIETPAEVTYRARAVILTMGSAYRKLGLTEEERLSGHGVSWCATCDGFFFRDQEIIVVGGGDSAMEEALFLTRFASKVTVVHRRDEFRASRIMAQRVLDDPKIEVAWNSEVAAILGDEQVTGLTLRDRITGAERRLDATGVFVAIGHDPRSELVTGQVDTDADGYVRVAHPSTKTNLAGVFAAGDLVDHTYRQAITAAGTGCAAAQDAQHYLSNLAPATVSEPVLEVSA is encoded by the coding sequence ATGTCGAATCAAGAGGTTGAGTTGGTCATCGTCGGGTCCGGTCCCGCGGGGTACACCGCGGCTGTCTACGCTGCCCGTGCGGGTCTTGCTCCGATCGTGATCGCGGGCTCGGTCACCGCGGGTGGTGCGTTGATGACGACGACCGAGGTGGAGAACTTCCCGGGCTTCGTCGATGGCGTGCAGGGGCCGGAGTTGATGGAGTCGATGCGGGCTCAGGCTGAGCGGTTCGGCGCTCGGATCGTTTACGACGACGCGATCCGCCTCGATCTCCACGGCGACGTGAAGACCATCGAGACCCCCGCCGAGGTGACGTATCGGGCGCGGGCGGTGATCCTGACGATGGGTTCCGCGTACCGCAAGCTCGGCCTCACCGAGGAAGAGCGCCTGTCGGGGCACGGAGTGTCCTGGTGCGCGACCTGCGACGGGTTCTTCTTCCGGGATCAGGAGATCATCGTGGTCGGCGGCGGGGACTCCGCGATGGAGGAGGCCCTCTTCCTCACCCGGTTCGCGTCGAAGGTGACCGTGGTGCACCGCAGGGACGAGTTCCGGGCGTCGAGGATTATGGCACAGCGCGTGCTGGACGATCCGAAGATCGAGGTGGCCTGGAACAGCGAGGTCGCTGCGATCCTCGGCGACGAGCAGGTCACCGGGCTCACGCTGCGCGACAGGATTACCGGGGCCGAGCGGAGGCTCGACGCGACGGGGGTGTTCGTCGCGATCGGGCACGACCCGCGCTCCGAGCTCGTGACCGGGCAGGTCGACACCGACGCGGACGGGTACGTGCGGGTCGCGCACCCGTCAACAAAGACGAACCTGGCCGGGGTGTTCGCGGCCGGGGATCTCGTTGATCACACGTACCGGCAGGCGATCACCGCCGCGGGCACCGGTTGCGCGGCCGCGCAGGACGCCCAGCACTACCTGTCGAACCTCGCACCCGCCACCGTTTCCGAGCCTGTTCTGGAGGTCTCCGCATGA
- a CDS encoding site-specific integrase — MADPRTHQMPPLGVKLTESTESRGSGLLARVRWTDPHTKKRPSRSEFVATQEEAEAFFEKMRQSTETGADMLITLKEYVDSIGDRWQRGLDPTSTVDGYDAGLRLRVLPALGHLKVSRISTGLIDRTIDRWETEYGPSTVKNSIAPLVRVLDVAVRDEVIPSNPARTRARRTYGKDDKRQTGGFRAFAIPDLDTLNQLADACAEVHQSYADHVMLCALLSARGSEVAGLQAGDIDWNSRIVTIERQTYPGKGGLVTKETKGRTTRYVPILDALEPILVRLTTGRSPEDPLLRGPRGGVLTTATVRDATKWDQLVTGLGLENLKRHGLRHTGATWLADSGVPLHVLQRILGHASIETTKGYLHPDHRHLSEAAKLANQFLASPAQTRRKETPRRPTPQL, encoded by the coding sequence ATGGCTGATCCGCGCACGCATCAGATGCCGCCGCTCGGCGTGAAACTCACCGAGAGCACCGAGAGTCGCGGGAGCGGGCTACTCGCACGGGTGCGGTGGACCGATCCGCATACGAAGAAGCGTCCGAGCCGGTCCGAGTTCGTCGCCACCCAGGAAGAGGCGGAGGCGTTCTTCGAGAAGATGCGCCAGTCCACCGAGACGGGCGCGGACATGCTCATCACGCTCAAGGAGTACGTGGATTCCATCGGCGACCGTTGGCAGCGCGGCCTCGACCCGACCTCCACTGTCGACGGCTACGACGCCGGTCTCCGGCTCCGCGTCCTGCCCGCGCTCGGGCACCTCAAGGTCAGCAGGATCAGCACCGGCCTCATCGACCGCACCATCGACCGGTGGGAGACCGAGTACGGGCCATCGACCGTGAAGAACAGCATCGCGCCCCTGGTGCGCGTGCTCGATGTCGCCGTGCGCGACGAAGTGATCCCGTCCAACCCCGCGAGAACCCGAGCACGTCGCACCTACGGCAAGGACGACAAGCGGCAGACCGGCGGATTCCGTGCCTTCGCGATCCCGGACCTCGACACCCTGAACCAGCTCGCAGACGCCTGCGCGGAAGTGCATCAGAGCTACGCCGATCACGTCATGCTCTGCGCGCTGCTCTCCGCCCGCGGCTCAGAGGTCGCTGGCCTCCAAGCCGGAGACATCGATTGGAACAGTCGGATCGTGACGATCGAACGGCAGACCTACCCCGGCAAAGGGGGACTGGTCACGAAGGAGACGAAAGGACGCACCACCCGCTACGTGCCGATCCTCGACGCGCTCGAACCGATCCTCGTCCGCCTCACCACTGGGAGGAGCCCGGAAGATCCGCTGCTCCGGGGGCCGCGGGGAGGAGTGCTCACCACGGCCACGGTGCGGGACGCGACCAAGTGGGATCAGCTCGTCACAGGGCTCGGGCTCGAGAACCTCAAACGCCACGGACTCCGGCACACAGGCGCAACCTGGCTCGCCGATTCCGGCGTCCCACTGCACGTGCTGCAGCGCATCCTCGGCCATGCCTCAATCGAGACGACCAAGGGCTACCTCCATCCCGATCACCGACATCTGAGCGAGGCTGCGAAACTCGCAAACCAGTTCCTCGCCAGCCCGGCACAGACGCGCAGGAAGGAGACTCCTCGACGACCCACGCCCCAGCTCTGA
- a CDS encoding RNA-binding S4 domain-containing protein produces MSESVRLDAWLWAVRVYKTRSAATTACRAGHVRVGGEKVKASQPVRVGDEVRVRIAGFDRILIVRQLLAKRVGAPLAALAADDRTPAREPVAQLAVRDRGAGRPTKRERRDIDRLRGRE; encoded by the coding sequence ATGAGCGAATCGGTCCGTCTCGACGCCTGGCTGTGGGCGGTGCGCGTCTACAAGACCCGCTCGGCCGCCACGACCGCGTGCCGCGCCGGTCACGTTCGCGTGGGTGGCGAGAAGGTCAAAGCCTCGCAGCCGGTGCGGGTCGGCGACGAGGTGCGCGTCCGCATCGCCGGGTTCGACCGCATTCTCATCGTGCGTCAGCTGCTGGCCAAACGCGTCGGCGCGCCTCTCGCTGCTCTCGCGGCCGATGACCGCACGCCCGCGCGCGAGCCCGTGGCGCAGCTCGCCGTCCGCGATCGCGGAGCTGGACGGCCCACCAAACGCGAACGCCGCGACATCGACCGCCTCCGCGGTCGCGAGTAA
- a CDS encoding NADPH-dependent F420 reductase — MVTDSNHIARAGTVGIVGAGRIGRALAQLLESNGREVLLGSRRAGEGSDVTVSLADAASADIVVLALPHAAIEENLAMLAAIAPGTVVIDVANAVRVDDGRCRSALAVPHGRWLADRLPHVRVARAFTHVQDELLVSRATRQPGAWAVAVAADDAEAQDVAADVVRSAGYVPVVVGALDESAVLDAGGPLFLRMLLPGDLSDVVADWRRARR; from the coding sequence ATGGTGACTGATAGTAACCACATCGCCCGTGCGGGCACGGTCGGAATCGTCGGTGCGGGGCGGATCGGCCGCGCGCTGGCGCAGCTTCTGGAATCGAACGGGCGCGAGGTGCTGCTCGGGTCGCGTCGCGCCGGCGAGGGGAGCGATGTCACGGTGTCGCTGGCCGACGCGGCATCGGCCGACATCGTCGTCCTCGCGCTGCCGCACGCGGCGATCGAGGAGAACCTGGCGATGCTCGCGGCGATCGCACCCGGCACGGTGGTGATCGATGTGGCCAACGCCGTGCGGGTGGACGACGGGCGGTGCCGGTCGGCGCTCGCCGTGCCGCATGGGCGATGGCTCGCCGACCGGCTGCCGCACGTGCGCGTGGCGCGGGCATTCACGCACGTGCAGGACGAGCTGCTGGTCAGCCGTGCGACGCGTCAGCCCGGGGCGTGGGCGGTCGCGGTGGCAGCCGATGACGCGGAGGCCCAGGACGTGGCCGCGGATGTCGTGCGTTCGGCGGGGTACGTTCCGGTGGTCGTGGGGGCGCTCGACGAGTCGGCGGTGCTGGATGCCGGTGGGCCGCTGTTCCTGCGGATGCTGCTGCCGGGCGACCTGAGCGATGTGGTCGCGGACTGGCGCCGCGCGCGGCGATAG
- a CDS encoding single-stranded DNA-binding protein, whose product MRSKTSAAGYLARTPQLKRLQNGLLLFVTQLGQKQYQRQDDGTFTLTGTAYVGLTVLGDRAETAFELFTEGDDVVALGEFHSRTFERRGESVEQIQFRADKLLFDTSHPRYTVTRSPRPVDAAPTLPASSPSAAVEFRAPAAIVLGR is encoded by the coding sequence ATGCGATCCAAGACCTCAGCGGCTGGGTATCTCGCCCGAACCCCGCAGTTGAAGCGGCTGCAGAACGGGCTACTGCTGTTCGTGACCCAGCTCGGGCAGAAGCAGTATCAGCGCCAGGACGACGGCACCTTCACGCTCACGGGAACCGCCTATGTCGGACTCACCGTCCTGGGTGACCGAGCCGAGACCGCCTTCGAGTTGTTCACCGAGGGCGACGATGTGGTCGCGCTCGGCGAGTTCCACTCGCGGACGTTCGAGCGTCGCGGAGAGAGCGTCGAACAGATCCAGTTCCGCGCCGACAAGCTTCTCTTCGATACCTCGCATCCGCGCTACACGGTAACGCGAAGCCCTCGCCCCGTCGACGCCGCGCCTACGCTGCCTGCATCGTCCCCGTCGGCGGCGGTCGAATTTCGTGCGCCGGCCGCGATAGTGCTGGGGCGGTGA
- a CDS encoding LPXTG cell wall anchor domain-containing protein, translating to MLGTESLTLTHSRTYVSLGTLVAPSSGFYTWVWSIDKQKQGENARYLTDSFTDRFGRVAETSVAPFQPEAVSKANGRLVKPGDAVTDTITVSSTNGAWLKQNGAPIPVVFEGIAYQVPDTLPPVQGSEVPAGAVPVGSVQVVAEGPGTYTSPAVTLPDAGFVTWVWEVKKASQPEWVRPFLATDWRDTYGINVETHSVRWPVTIMSEVREYNVHEGGRAFDRITVTGYPDNHPDFTGDGYWGPDAKELTHTVYGPFATDTELTEDLPLEDAPVLTRITTPAKNGIYDIGYTDEDAIRPAKPGYYATITSFEGDDRVQPFVSSPADIWERFFVPGLEQPVSVVTQAQESAFVGDPFSDTALVQGTDIPKGAYLVFRAYGPQPAGDAPVCEVPFFTSAKVPVTQAGHYRSGETTVNKPGNVYWVETLYDKDGKVLAAGKCGAPGETTVVTERPPGTPPTPPSTRPPLPKPPTSLAETGSDGWMSLVWGGIAVALLATGGTLWFGRRLALYRERNGDVREEETGLDDLMNE from the coding sequence GTGCTCGGCACGGAGTCGCTGACGCTCACGCATTCCAGGACCTATGTGTCGCTGGGGACACTCGTGGCCCCGTCGTCGGGGTTCTACACGTGGGTGTGGAGCATCGACAAGCAGAAGCAGGGCGAGAACGCGAGGTACCTCACCGATTCGTTCACCGACCGTTTCGGCAGGGTCGCGGAAACCAGCGTGGCGCCGTTCCAGCCGGAGGCGGTATCGAAGGCGAACGGCAGGCTCGTGAAGCCCGGCGATGCCGTCACGGATACGATCACGGTGTCGTCGACGAACGGGGCGTGGCTGAAGCAGAACGGGGCTCCGATCCCGGTCGTGTTCGAGGGCATCGCCTATCAAGTGCCCGACACGCTTCCTCCCGTCCAGGGTTCGGAGGTCCCCGCTGGCGCGGTGCCGGTGGGGTCGGTGCAGGTCGTCGCTGAAGGCCCCGGCACGTATACGTCGCCGGCGGTGACGTTGCCGGATGCGGGGTTCGTGACGTGGGTGTGGGAGGTGAAGAAGGCGTCGCAGCCGGAATGGGTGCGCCCGTTCCTCGCCACCGACTGGCGCGACACCTACGGCATCAACGTCGAAACCCACTCCGTGCGGTGGCCGGTCACGATCATGTCGGAGGTGCGCGAGTACAACGTGCACGAGGGCGGGCGGGCGTTCGACCGCATCACCGTCACCGGGTACCCCGACAACCATCCCGACTTCACCGGGGACGGCTACTGGGGCCCCGACGCGAAGGAGCTGACGCACACCGTCTACGGCCCCTTCGCCACCGACACGGAACTGACCGAGGATCTGCCGCTCGAGGATGCTCCGGTGCTGACGCGGATCACGACGCCCGCGAAGAACGGGATCTATGACATCGGCTACACCGATGAGGATGCGATCCGGCCTGCGAAGCCCGGCTATTACGCAACAATCACCTCGTTCGAGGGCGATGATCGGGTGCAGCCGTTCGTGAGCTCGCCGGCGGATATCTGGGAGCGGTTCTTCGTCCCCGGACTGGAGCAGCCGGTGTCGGTGGTGACGCAGGCGCAGGAGTCCGCGTTCGTGGGCGACCCGTTCTCGGACACCGCGCTCGTGCAGGGCACGGACATCCCGAAGGGCGCCTACCTGGTGTTCCGCGCCTACGGCCCCCAGCCCGCTGGCGATGCCCCGGTGTGCGAGGTGCCGTTCTTCACCTCGGCGAAGGTTCCGGTCACGCAGGCCGGCCACTACCGCTCCGGCGAGACGACCGTGAACAAGCCGGGGAACGTGTACTGGGTCGAGACCCTGTACGACAAGGACGGGAAGGTGCTCGCCGCTGGGAAGTGCGGTGCGCCGGGTGAGACGACGGTTGTGACCGAGCGCCCTCCGGGCACCCCACCCACGCCGCCGAGCACGCGGCCGCCGCTGCCGAAGCCGCCGACGTCCCTGGCGGAGACGGGTAGTGACGGGTGGATGAGCCTCGTTTGGGGTGGGATCGCAGTTGCGCTGCTCGCGACCGGTGGCACGCTCTGGTTCGGGCGCAGGCTCGCGCTCTACCGGGAGCGCAACGGAGACGTCAGAGAGGAGGAGACCGGTCTCGATGACCTGATGAACGAGTAA
- a CDS encoding type IV secretory system conjugative DNA transfer family protein, whose product MSSPIRPTGTLGDELTNAALVLLAALGMIAVLLRAAGSIAAFVTGIPQPVAGLGAGAGVLLRPGDPASVLGAPGLNPVVYWLIAGVLIFGAGAAAWRVWVLFRLHLRRQAMDPYRIAGIATRTEVAHAGSPRALRARAGNLRPSLDHPEPADVGYRIGASRGVEVWASVEDSILLIGPPRSGKGVHIVINTILDAPGAVITTSTRPDNVTATIRARQKVGPVAVFDPQHLADGIPAGLRWSPVRGCADPLTAMIRASGLASATGLGKGGVEGGDFWEAKTRVALQCLLHAAALDHRQPADLFRWTLDPAAAGDAVSILAAHPDAAGGWAEALQAMIDADPRTRDSIWQGVSLALAALADPRVLDAVTPDPDETFDPQAFLEQRGTLYLLATAAGANNSAPLVAALIEDVVEAARRLAARSSGARLDPPLLLALDEVANLSPLPSLPTLMAEGGGTGITTMPVLQSLAQARERWSENAAHAIWDAAIVKIILGGASNSRDLQDLSTLIGERDEITDSTTVGDHGSRSAQRSIRRVPIMPPDTIRRLPFGTGLVLLRAAPPIVTRLRRWTERTDRAQLIADRTEVEAQLHYRGAVGDGGAPTE is encoded by the coding sequence ATGAGCAGTCCGATCCGTCCAACCGGGACGCTCGGCGACGAACTCACCAACGCCGCCCTCGTCCTCCTCGCCGCCCTCGGAATGATCGCCGTGCTCCTCCGCGCCGCGGGCAGCATCGCCGCGTTCGTCACCGGGATTCCGCAACCAGTGGCTGGACTTGGGGCCGGGGCCGGGGTGCTGTTGCGGCCGGGCGATCCCGCAAGTGTGCTCGGCGCTCCCGGTCTCAACCCGGTCGTGTATTGGCTGATCGCCGGGGTGCTGATCTTCGGCGCCGGGGCTGCTGCGTGGCGGGTCTGGGTGCTGTTCCGCCTTCACTTGCGGCGGCAGGCGATGGACCCGTACCGGATCGCCGGGATCGCGACCCGCACCGAAGTCGCCCACGCCGGCTCGCCGCGGGCACTGCGCGCCCGGGCCGGGAACCTGCGCCCCTCCCTCGACCACCCGGAGCCGGCGGATGTCGGATATCGGATCGGGGCCTCCCGCGGGGTCGAGGTGTGGGCATCGGTCGAGGACTCGATCCTGCTGATCGGGCCGCCTCGGAGCGGGAAAGGCGTCCACATCGTCATCAACACGATCCTCGACGCGCCCGGCGCGGTCATCACCACCAGCACCCGGCCCGACAATGTGACCGCGACGATCCGCGCCCGCCAGAAGGTCGGGCCGGTCGCGGTGTTCGATCCGCAGCATCTCGCCGATGGCATCCCTGCAGGGCTACGCTGGTCGCCCGTTCGCGGCTGCGCGGACCCGTTGACGGCAATGATCCGCGCGTCCGGGCTCGCGTCTGCGACCGGGCTCGGGAAAGGCGGCGTGGAAGGGGGCGACTTCTGGGAAGCGAAGACCCGGGTCGCGCTCCAGTGCCTCCTCCATGCCGCCGCCCTCGACCATAGACAGCCAGCCGACCTGTTCCGGTGGACACTCGACCCCGCCGCCGCCGGTGACGCCGTGTCGATCCTCGCCGCACACCCCGATGCGGCCGGCGGCTGGGCGGAAGCACTGCAAGCGATGATCGACGCCGACCCGCGAACCCGGGATTCGATCTGGCAGGGCGTCTCTCTCGCACTTGCTGCCCTCGCGGACCCGCGCGTGCTCGACGCCGTGACACCCGACCCAGACGAGACCTTTGACCCCCAAGCGTTTCTGGAGCAGCGGGGCACGCTGTATCTCCTCGCGACGGCTGCGGGGGCGAACAACAGCGCACCCCTGGTCGCGGCACTCATCGAAGACGTGGTGGAAGCTGCGCGCCGACTCGCAGCCCGAAGCTCCGGGGCCCGGCTCGACCCACCGTTACTGCTCGCGCTCGACGAGGTCGCGAACCTGTCCCCGCTGCCGTCGTTGCCGACGCTCATGGCCGAGGGCGGCGGCACCGGGATCACGACCATGCCCGTCCTGCAGTCCCTCGCCCAAGCCCGCGAACGGTGGTCCGAGAACGCGGCGCACGCGATTTGGGATGCCGCGATCGTGAAGATCATCCTCGGCGGCGCCTCCAACAGCCGCGACCTCCAAGACCTCTCCACCCTCATCGGGGAACGCGACGAGATCACCGACTCCACGACCGTCGGCGACCACGGCTCCCGCTCCGCACAACGCTCCATCCGACGGGTTCCGATCATGCCGCCCGACACGATCCGCCGCCTCCCGTTCGGCACCGGCCTCGTGCTCCTCCGCGCGGCGCCACCGATCGTCACTCGGCTCCGCCGCTGGACCGAGCGCACCGACAGGGCGCAGCTCATCGCAGACCGTACCGAAGTCGAAGCGCAGCTGCACTACCGCGGGGCCGTGGGTGACGGCGGCGCACCTACGGAGTAG
- the trxA gene encoding thioredoxin, with the protein MSTVTPVTDATFQAEVLESELPVVVDIWATWCGPCRAIAPILDQLASEYAGRVKIVKVDADQNPETITAAGVTSIPTLGFYRNGERVDVLIGAHPKPVYTAKIEELLA; encoded by the coding sequence ATGAGCACCGTCACCCCTGTCACTGACGCCACCTTCCAGGCGGAGGTGCTCGAGTCCGAGCTGCCCGTCGTGGTCGACATCTGGGCGACCTGGTGCGGCCCGTGCAGGGCGATCGCCCCGATCCTGGACCAGCTCGCCAGTGAGTACGCGGGCCGGGTGAAGATCGTGAAGGTCGACGCCGACCAGAACCCCGAGACCATCACCGCGGCCGGCGTGACCTCGATCCCGACCCTCGGCTTCTACCGGAACGGGGAACGTGTAGACGTGCTGATCGGCGCGCACCCGAAGCCCGTCTACACGGCAAAGATCGAGGAGCTGCTCGCATGA
- a CDS encoding DNA-processing protein DprA, producing MLDSYDVRARMEIAALTEPGHTVTGQLLRIIGLAETLDLLQNPRIPLPSQIDPVLGTQWREATAARLVDGLADRVARLTDQHQLRVLTPGSLGWPVSFADLGDRAPVMLWAKGNPELLTSSLASRVTFTGARASSAYGEHVTREIVSDLAREPRIVVAGGSYGIDAAAHRAALGARPASTIAVAVGGLDRPYPSGHAELFQDVVDAGGVQISEAPPETVLTRWRFIARARLLAALGGATVIPEAGYRSGSLLVAARATELGRPVGAVPGPITSAASSGCHRLLREGLAEVITHAGDITELLDPAPASFLSPAIQEVARRAAPDAGKAARRTAL from the coding sequence ATGCTGGACAGCTACGACGTGCGGGCGCGGATGGAGATCGCCGCGCTCACCGAACCCGGGCATACCGTCACCGGGCAACTGCTCCGGATCATCGGCCTGGCCGAGACGCTTGATCTGCTCCAGAACCCGCGCATTCCGTTGCCTTCACAGATTGACCCGGTGCTGGGGACTCAGTGGCGTGAGGCGACCGCGGCCCGGCTGGTTGATGGTCTCGCCGACCGGGTGGCCCGTCTCACTGACCAGCATCAGCTTCGCGTCCTCACGCCCGGCAGTCTCGGGTGGCCTGTCTCGTTCGCGGATCTCGGCGATCGGGCCCCGGTGATGCTGTGGGCGAAAGGGAATCCCGAGCTGCTCACCTCGTCGCTGGCGTCGCGGGTGACGTTCACCGGGGCGCGCGCCTCCTCCGCATACGGCGAGCACGTCACCAGGGAAATCGTCTCGGATCTCGCCCGGGAGCCGCGGATCGTCGTCGCGGGCGGCTCGTATGGGATCGATGCGGCCGCGCACCGTGCGGCTCTCGGTGCGCGCCCCGCATCCACGATCGCCGTCGCCGTCGGCGGCCTGGATCGCCCGTACCCGTCCGGGCACGCGGAACTGTTCCAGGACGTTGTCGATGCTGGTGGAGTCCAGATCAGTGAGGCACCGCCGGAGACGGTGCTCACCCGGTGGCGGTTCATCGCCCGCGCCCGCCTCCTCGCTGCACTCGGCGGCGCGACCGTCATCCCGGAGGCCGGGTATCGGTCCGGGTCGCTGTTGGTTGCCGCCCGCGCGACCGAGCTCGGACGCCCCGTCGGCGCCGTCCCCGGCCCCATCACCTCCGCCGCGTCATCCGGCTGTCACCGGCTGCTGCGAGAAGGCCTCGCCGAGGTCATCACCCATGCCGGCGACATCACCGAACTCCTCGACCCCGCCCCGGCATCGTTCCTCAGCCCCGCCATCCAGGAAGTCGCCCGCCGCGCGGCCCCGGATGCCGGCAAGGCCGCGAGGCGCACCGCCCTCTGA
- a CDS encoding winged helix-turn-helix transcriptional regulator — translation MSPAHTDVTTADQVTAGECSVKDVLERIGDKWSILILAALAREPHRFRALQRRVDGISQRMLTLSLQRLERDGLIDRTVLHTRPPAVEYALTPVGESLTVPLRALADWAEAHRAGISASRRAWDARADAPSMTD, via the coding sequence ATGTCCCCTGCGCACACCGATGTGACCACCGCCGACCAGGTCACGGCGGGCGAGTGCTCCGTCAAGGACGTCCTCGAACGCATCGGCGACAAGTGGTCGATCCTCATCCTCGCCGCGCTCGCCCGCGAACCGCACCGCTTTCGCGCGCTGCAGCGCAGGGTCGACGGGATTTCACAGCGGATGCTGACTCTCAGCCTCCAGCGTCTCGAACGCGACGGGCTCATCGACCGCACGGTCTTGCACACCCGCCCGCCCGCGGTCGAATACGCACTCACCCCCGTCGGTGAAAGCCTGACCGTCCCCCTTCGCGCCCTCGCCGACTGGGCCGAAGCCCACCGCGCCGGCATCTCCGCGAGCCGACGCGCGTGGGATGCCCGGGCCGACGCCCCATCCATGACCGACTGA
- a CDS encoding helix-turn-helix domain-containing protein, whose product MSVTTDAVEPLWNSREAAEFLNVSPATLSRWRSQQEGPPFVQVGAVARYNPPTVRAWVLEREVEHG is encoded by the coding sequence ATGTCCGTGACGACTGATGCCGTCGAACCGCTCTGGAACTCCCGCGAAGCCGCCGAGTTCCTGAACGTCTCTCCGGCCACGCTCTCTCGCTGGCGCAGCCAGCAGGAGGGGCCACCATTCGTGCAGGTCGGTGCGGTCGCACGCTACAACCCGCCGACTGTGCGCGCCTGGGTGCTTGAACGCGAGGTGGAGCATGGCTGA